The DNA segment ATCGTCACCGCCAACCTGCGCGGCTGGGGTGCGCCGCTCCTTGACGTGATGCCGATTCTAAACGACCTGACCCGGGGGCTCGACCTCGAGGATGCCCCTGTCCGGGTCGGGGTGGTTGCGACCGACCTCGAACGCGGCGAGCGGGTCCTGCTGACCCGTGGCAATGCCGCCCTGGCAGCCATGGCGAGCGCTGCCCTTCCCCTGGTCTTCCCGCCGGTCCGCCTCGGCGGGCGGCTGCTGGTGGACGGGGGGTTCGTGGAACTGGTGCCCGTGCTGGCGGCTCGCGAGCTTGGGGCCGACGTCGTGGTGGCGGTCGACGTGAGCATCAATGAGCCGGTCGCGACCGTCAAGAGCGGCCTCGAGGCCCTCATCCGGGCGGCGGCCATCGCGTCACGGCAGCACACCGAAATGATCCTGCGGCAGGCGGACGTGGTGATTCGCCCGCAGTTTCCGGTGCCGGTGGATACCCTGGACTTCGGGCGGGCCCGTCAGGCCATTGAAGCGGGCTTGAGGGCGGGCCGCGAGACCGTCCAGGCCGTCAAGGAGGCCCTCGCCTCACGGGAACGCCTCGCCTGACGGCGGGCCTGGCGCCTGCCGGGGGTCCGGGTTTCATCCCCCGATCGCATACATCGCCCGCTGGGGGCGCTCAAACCCGGGCAGGTTGATGAGGTGCCCCTTCCACTTGACCCAGACCGCCTTCGCTATGGCACCCGCCAGCGTCCGGTCGTCGGCGCCGCCCCGCAGCAGCGGCTTGAGGTCCTGCTCCTCCACGGCAAACAGGCAGTTGCGGACGTGGCCGTCTGCGGTCAGGCGGATGCGGTCGCAGTGCTGGCAGAACGGCCTGGAGACCGTGGGGATGATGCCGACGGTGGCCTCCCGTCCGGAGCCTGTCCGGACACGGTACAGCCGCGCCGGGTCGCACGCGTCGTTGTTGAGCGGCTCCACGGGGCCGAGTTGCTGCTGAAGGCGCTCCAGGATTTCGCCGGCCGTCACGACCCGATCCCGGTTCCAGCGCCGGTCGCCGTCAAGCGGCATGAACTCGATGAACCGTACCTCGAACCCCATCTCGGCTGCCCATCGGGCGAAGTCGCCGACTTCGTCGTCGTTGATGCCCCGCATCAGCACGGCATTGATCTTGATCGGGCCCAACCCGGCCTCACGGGCGGCCTCGATGCCTTCCAGGACGCGGCTGAAGTAGTCGCGCCGGGTGAGCTCGACGAACCGCTCGCGACGCAGGGTGTCCAGGCTGATGTTGACGCTCCCGAGGCCGGCTTCCCGCAACCGGCGGGCCATCTGGGGCAGCCAGTAACCGTTTGTGGTCATGCTGATGGAGCGGAGCCCCTCGATGCGGGCGAGCAGCGCCACCAGCCGGTCGAGGTCGCGCCGTGCGAGGGGCTCGCCGCCGGTCAGGCGTACCTTTTCGACGCCCATCCCGACCATGATCCGGGCCAGGCGGGCGATCTCCTCGTATGTGAGCAGCTCGGCGCGGGGCAGCCACTCAATCTGTCCGGCCGGCATGCAGTAAACGCACCGGAAGTTGCAGCGATCGGTGACCGATATCCGGAGCTTTCGAACCGTGCGGCCGAACTGGTCGATGAGTTCCAAGGAAGGTGCCCCCCGCCGCCCTGGCGCTGCAACGGCAAGAAAAGGTTAACACGGTGAAGCGCCGGCGGCAAGCGCAAGCCGGCTCCACCCTCCGCCGGCCCTGCCCGTGCCGTCGTTCTTTCGAAAAATGACGTGGACTTCCCACGCAGGCGCTTGCACGAGGTTGGCGAATTCTTCCTTGTCGGGAATCCTGGAAGAGGGGAGTTTCACGGGGAGGCGGGCATGAGCGCCTGGGAATACCTCACCCAGATAACCCGCTGGCCGCACAGGGGTTCGACCAGCGCTTACGAACGTGAGGCGGCTCAGTGGATCGGGTCGACCCTGGGGCGGCTGGGCTACCGGGTGGAGATCCAGCCCTTCCTGGCGCCGGCGGCCACGCTCTACGCCGGGCCGCCGCTTGTCAGCTTGGTGATCGCGTCGGTCACCCTGGGCGCGCTCTGGGCCGGCAGCCCCTGGGCAAGGACGCTGGCGGCCGCGGTGTCGCTGGCCGCAGCGGCGCTCCTGGTGCAGGAGGCCAGCCTTTCGCGGCCCGCCTTCGACCTGATCCTCCCCCGCCGCCCTAGCCAAAACGTCATCGCCGAGCCGCTGCCCGCCCGGCGTGACATGGCGCAGCAGCCGGAGCAAGGCACGCCCACCGTTGTCGTCACCGCCCATTACGACACGCAGCGGGCAAGCTGGCTCTTTGCGCCCTGGTTTCGCCCGGTGCTGCCCCTGTTTTTCAAAGCCGCGTACGGGGCGCTGGGCCTGACCCTCGCCAGCCTCCTGGCCGGCGCTCTGGCCGGCTGGTGGGCGCCAGCGTGGGAGCCGTGGCGGTGGGGTGCGTGGGTCGGGCTTACGCTCGTGGCCGTGCTCATGGGGTTCCTGGCGCTGGCGGGGCTGTTCGGCCGCCCGGTCAACGGGGCCAACGACAACGGTTCCGGGACGGCCGTCGCCCTGGCCCTGGCCGAACGCTGGGCGGCGCATCCTCCCGAGGGCGTCCGGCTGCGCTTTCTCTTCACGGGGGCGGAGGAGGCCGGCACCCGCGGCATGTGGGCTTACCTTCGCACGCCCGGGGCACAGGAGCCCTCCTATATCGTGAACATCGACAACGTTGGCGGCGGCAGGCTGCGGGCACTGCTCAACGAGGGGATGCTGCTGCCGATCCCGTGCGGCCGCCGCATGCGCCGCACCGCCGAACGCCTGGCGGCCGGCGGCCAGCTGAGCCTCTGGAGCCGCATGCTCCTTCTCAGCACGGACGCGGGTCCGGCGGCGATGCACCGCCACGAAGTCCTTACCTTCATCGGCCTCGACGAAGGGGGCAACATCCCCAACTACCACTGGTTTTCTGATATGATCCAGCACGTGCACCGCCAGCACCTGGAGGACGTCTGCGGCACCGTGGGCGCCTTCGTCGAGATGCTGGCCTGCGACCTGCGTTCGCCCGCGCTGTCTCGGGTCGGCGGGTGAGGGGTGCGACTGGCGTTGGGTACGGAAGGCCCATGGGCGATCCGCACTGAGGGGCTCACCAAGTACTACGGCGCTGTCCGGGCGCTGGAATCGGTGGATCTGCGGGTGCCGGCCGGCGGGGTCTACGGGTTCGTAGGGCCTAACGGTTCCGGCAAGACCACGGCCATCGCCATAGCCCTCGGCCTGATTCGCCCCACCCGGGGCAGGGTCGAGGTGCTGGGCACGCCGTGGGGCAGCCGCCGCTATCCGGATGCGCTGGCCAGGGTGGGGGCGCTGGTGCAGGCGCCCGCGTTCTACCCCTACCTGTCGGGCCGGGACAATCTCAAGGTGCTGGGCTCGACCCGGCGCAGCG comes from the Bacillota bacterium genome and includes:
- a CDS encoding M28 family peptidase, which gives rise to MSAWEYLTQITRWPHRGSTSAYEREAAQWIGSTLGRLGYRVEIQPFLAPAATLYAGPPLVSLVIASVTLGALWAGSPWARTLAAAVSLAAAALLVQEASLSRPAFDLILPRRPSQNVIAEPLPARRDMAQQPEQGTPTVVVTAHYDTQRASWLFAPWFRPVLPLFFKAAYGALGLTLASLLAGALAGWWAPAWEPWRWGAWVGLTLVAVLMGFLALAGLFGRPVNGANDNGSGTAVALALAERWAAHPPEGVRLRFLFTGAEEAGTRGMWAYLRTPGAQEPSYIVNIDNVGGGRLRALLNEGMLLPIPCGRRMRRTAERLAAGGQLSLWSRMLLLSTDAGPAAMHRHEVLTFIGLDEGGNIPNYHWFSDMIQHVHRQHLEDVCGTVGAFVEMLACDLRSPALSRVGG
- a CDS encoding patatin-like phospholipase family protein; translated protein: MSHPASGDRPEPLTAGHRPRLGLALGGGGARGFAHVGVVRTFIRAGIPVDVLAGTSMGAIVAVAFALGDPEKSGIITRLEQGPPLLPTPIPPRYPGEKESLMNRVRRLLMTERIVTANLRGWGAPLLDVMPILNDLTRGLDLEDAPVRVGVVATDLERGERVLLTRGNAALAAMASAALPLVFPPVRLGGRLLVDGGFVELVPVLAARELGADVVVAVDVSINEPVATVKSGLEALIRAAAIASRQHTEMILRQADVVIRPQFPVPVDTLDFGRARQAIEAGLRAGRETVQAVKEALASRERLA
- the moaA gene encoding GTP 3',8-cyclase MoaA codes for the protein MELIDQFGRTVRKLRISVTDRCNFRCVYCMPAGQIEWLPRAELLTYEEIARLARIMVGMGVEKVRLTGGEPLARRDLDRLVALLARIEGLRSISMTTNGYWLPQMARRLREAGLGSVNISLDTLRRERFVELTRRDYFSRVLEGIEAAREAGLGPIKINAVLMRGINDDEVGDFARWAAEMGFEVRFIEFMPLDGDRRWNRDRVVTAGEILERLQQQLGPVEPLNNDACDPARLYRVRTGSGREATVGIIPTVSRPFCQHCDRIRLTADGHVRNCLFAVEEQDLKPLLRGGADDRTLAGAIAKAVWVKWKGHLINLPGFERPQRAMYAIGG